CCACCAGCTTTGCGGAAATCGGTGCGCGGGAGCCGACCTTGCGGTCCTGCCTGGCGTAGCCGAAATAGGGGATGACCGCGGTGATGCGGCGCGCGGACGACCGGCGCAGCGCATCGGTGATGATCAGGAGTTCCATCAGGTGGTCGTTAGCCGGAAACGACGTCGACTGGATGATGAACGCGTCCGAGCCGCGCACGTTCTCGAGGATTTCGACGAAAATTTCGTTGTCGGCAAAACGGCGAACGCTGGCCTTGGTCAGCGGCAGATGCAGCCAGTCGGCGATTTCCTGTGCCAGCACCGGATTGGAATTGCCAGCCACAAGCTTGATCGAGCCATTCTTGGCCGACATCGACGCTTCTCCTCGCGCCTTGCTGGATACGACGTTCAGCATTTCGAGAAATCCTCGGACCCGGCGCGCTTCGATGAGCGAGGAGATATCAGGCAGGTGGCTCGGCTGGCAACCCATTGCCCCGGTTTTCCCGGTCAAAAATAGACCGTTACGGGACTATTAGGGGGTATTGTTACTGGCTGCTGAAGCCCAGCGCGGCGACACCAAATGCACCCTCTGCGGGTGCAGCCGGCTCCGCGCTCGCAACCGCGGGGCCGTGGCGGCCCGGGGCAGGTGCGGGCGGCGCGTCAGGCGTGCCGTTGATCATGTTGCTCAGTCCGCTCAGGCCGGCTTGCGCGATTTTCCGCAACAGGAGGTCGTCGGCCGCCGCCCAGGCGTCGCGTCCGGCCTTGCCGGCCGGCTCTTCGCCGGAGAGGCGGAGGGCGCGCTGCTGGTTGTTGTCGTAGACGTCCCAGACCCAGGCAATCATGGTCTTGCCGCGAACCACCTGCGCCGAGAGATAGCTGCGCACGCGGTAGGAAGCGCCGCCCTCGCGCGAGACGATCGACAGGTTGCGCAGCTTCGATTCACTGTCGAGCACGCCGACCATGCGGTCGAACACCTGTGGTGGCGGGCCGTCGATCGATTCAAAGGCGACGGTAGCGCCGCCGCTGCCGGGGCCGGGCGCCATCGCGAACGAACCGCTCGCGGCACCTCCGCCGGCGCAGCCGCCGAGCGCGCAGGACGCGACAAGCAGCGCCGCGGCGATCGTCGCGCGCGGAACTCGCAGGCACAGAGCTTTGATGACGTCCCTCATCGTCCCCTGCGATATCGTTAAAATGCATTAAGGTCTAGGGCGGTGAGGCCACAGCGTCGCACCAGGCGCGCACCTGAGCCGCGCCGGAATCTGAAAATTTTCGTTCAACTTGAAGCACTTCGCCAGGCAATCACGGTTCCAGCGCGATCGCGTGAACCAGTCGGCCGTAGTCGGGCTCCTTGCGGTGGACCGAGCGGCGGTAGCTGTAGAAGCGTTCGTCGGCATAGGTGTCGACGCCGGTGTCGTCGATCATGAGCACGCCGGCATTTTCCAGCCGCATCCGGATGAAGCCCGCGAGATCGAACATCGAATGGCCGGATCGTTCCGAGGGAATGAAGAACGCGCCGTGTTCGGCATCGGCATCCAGAAAGCGTTCGACGAATTCGCCCCCGACCTCGTAAGACTGCTGGCGGATCAAGGGACCGATCGCCGCGACCATGCCGCTGCGGTCGGCGCCGAGCTTTTCCATCGCGTCGATGGTGGATTCCAGCACGCCGGTCAGCGCACCCTTCCAGCCGGCATGAGCGGCGCCGATTACCCGCGCCGCGGGGTCGGCAAATAATATGGGTCCACAATCGGCCGTGGTGACACCGATGGCGATGCCTTCGGTCCGCGTGACGATGGCGTCGGCGCGCGGCCGCGCCTCGCCTGGCCATGGGCCGGTCGCGACCACGGCGTCGGGCGAGTGAACTTGATGCACGCCAACCAGATGCGCCGGTGCAACGCCCATATACTCGGCCATTCGGCGGCGGTTTTCCGCGACCTTGGCCTGATCGTCGCTGGAACCGAGGCCGCCATTGAGGCTGGCATAGATGCCGTCGGACACGCCGCCTTCGCGGCTGAAGAAGGCGTGGCGCAGGCCGGGAATGGCCGAGAGCAATGATGATCCGAAGGTCATGGCGTATCGGCCGCCGGCGTCTGCTCGTCGCTGAGGCCCGCGACCGAGGTGAGATGGGGCTCGGTGACGGCCATGACCTTGAACATCGAGCCCATGCCGCCGCGGCCGCTGTCGGTCAGCCGCTTCAGCGCGCCGGAAATATCAGCGGAAACCTCCGGCGTGGTCTTGCCCATCAGGGTGACGGCGCGGGTCTCGATGCCGAGCCGCTTGAGGAAGTCGCCCTGCGTCGCCGGGCCGTGGACCCGCGCGCCGAGGTCCTCCGCCGCCCGGGCCAGCGCCTGGAAATCGACATGGGCGGTGACGTCGGCCTGTCCGGGATTCTTCAGCGGGTCGGCGAAGCTGTGGCGGACGATGGCCTGAAAGGTGTCGCCGGCGTCGCTGCGCAGATGACCGTAATCGATGATCAGCGCCGCGCCGTCCTGGTCGCGGACGCGGGTGGCGATCTTCATGATTTCCGCATCGGGCCGCCATTCGAACACGGCGCCGACCGGCGCGGCGCGCACCAGCGGCGGCAGCAACACCTCGAAGCGCGGCACCGGTTCGGCGCTGGCGCCGAACACCAGCCTGCCATTGGCGTCGAGGTAGACCACGCGTTCGTGCCAGCCGGTCTCGCGCTTGACCGCCTGATGGATCGGCAGCACGTCGAAATATTCGTTGGCGAGGATGACCGCGGGGCCCTCGGGCACGTCGTCGATGCTGTCATGCCAGGCGATGTTGCGAACGCCCGACAGCGTCGCGCGCTGTTTCTCGCGCAGCACCGGATTGACCTCGACGAGATGGACACTGAGCCCCTGATAGAGCGGCGGCAGCACCCGAAGCGCGCGCAGCGCATCCGCCATCATGGTGCCGCGGCCGGGTCCAAGCTCGATCAGCCGCAGCATCGGCGGCGAACCGATCGCCTTCCAGATCGAAGCCGCCCACAGTCCGAGCAGTTCGCCGAACATCTGGCTCACCTCGGGCGCGGTGGTGAAATCTCCCTCGCGGCCGAGCGGATCGCGCGACACGTAGTAACCGTGCTGCGGATGCAGCAGGCACAGCTCCATGTATCGCCAGACCGGCATCGGCCCCGACGATTTGATCAGTGTCTTGATTTCCGACTGCAGCGGCGAAAATTCTGTCACGGCCTGCCTTGAATTGACTTTCGACTATGCTCCGGCGCCTCGCGGCGCCATGCCATCACAATCAGGATGGCTCCGGCAACGATCATTGGCACCGACAGCAGCATACCCATAGTCAGTCCGCCCCACAAAAATCCGAGTTGGGGGTCGGGTTCTCTGAAGAATTCGCCCGTAATACGCGCAAACGCATAGATCGCGATGAAGCTGCCGAGGATCAGGCCGGGCCTTTTCAGGGCGCCCATCCGAATCATGATTGCCAAAATCGTAAACAGCAGGATGCCTTCGAGCCCGGCTTCATAGAGCTGGCTGGGGTGCCGCGGCAGCGGCCCGCCGTTGGGAAATACCATCGCCCAGGGCACGCTTTCGTCCGCCGGCCGGCCCCACAGCTCGCTGTTGATGAAGTTGGCGAGCCGTCCGAGGAACAACCCGATCGGGCCGACCGCGGTGGTGATGTCGCCCAGCGACAGAATCGACAGGCCGTTGGTGCGGCAGAACAGCATCACCGCGGCGACGCAGCCGAGGAAGCCGCCGTGAAACGACATGCCGCCCTTCCACAATTCGAAGATCTCGGCCGGGTGCTGCGCGAAGAAAGCCGGATTGTAGAACAACACGTATCCGGTGCGGCCGCCGACGATGATGCCGATCGTCACCCACAGGATAAAATCGTCGAGCTGAAGCAGCGAGATCGGCGCCGGTCCGCCCCACAGCTTCTCGTTCTTGACCAGCGCCCGCGCGTAGATCCAGCCGAGCACGATGCCGCAGATATAGGCCAGCGCATACCAGCGGATGGCGATCGGCCCGATCTGGAGGGCGATCGGATTGAATACCGGAAAGGCGATGGTGAGGAACGGCATCGTGCGTCGACGTCTAGGCGGCGAGGTTGCGGCGATAGAGCGCCAGCAGCCGTTCCCAATGCCGCTCGGCGGCATCGCGGTCGTAGATCGGGCGCTTCGGGAATGCGAAGCCGTGATGGGTGCCGGGATAGAGTTCGACCTCGTTCTTGGTTCCCTTCATGCCTTCCTTCACCTTCTCGATGATTTCGGGCGGCGCATAGATATCGGTCTCAGCACAGCCGAAATAGAGTTCGGCCTTGGTCTTATCAGCGGCGAGATGCGGACTATCGGGTTGGTCGGTCGCCAGTTGCACGCCGTAGATCGATGCCGTCGCCTTGACGCGATCGGGGAAGTGCGTCGCCGCGTTGACCGCATAGCGTCCGCTCATGCAGTAGCCGACGGTGCCGACAATGCTGGTGTTGGCTGCCTTCTGGGTTCCGGCGTAAGCGAGCAGGGCCTTGGTGTCTTCCATCACGAGCGGAATGGTGAGCGAGTGCATCAGCTCGAACATCTTCTTGCGCTCGGGCGATTCCGGATCGGGATTGATCGGCCCGAGCTCCATGACGCCGGCGCGGTAGTACATATTGGGCAGCATCACGTAATAGCCCGCCGTGCCGAGCCGCCGCGCCATGTCGCGCAACTCCTCGCGGATCGCCGGCGCGTCCATGTAGAAAATAATGACCGGAAACGGCCCGCCGCGTTCGGGGTGGGTGATGAAGGTGGTGGTCTTGCCGTCCCTGGTCGGAATGTCGATCTGCTGGTCGATCATGGGCGTTGCTTTGCCTGTTTTGATTCTGGTTTCTGATTGGGCACCAAATACGATTGCAAGGAAACCGGAGCATGACAAGGTAAACGGCCATCACATTGGCCTCGAGCTGCGACCTTGACCTTTCCCTTGATCTTTTCCCCGGCATCACCATTGTCTTGCGTGAAGTCTTGCCTAGCGAAAACGTGCAGCGACCGGAGCGTTCCAGATGACCCAGACCAGCAATCGGTTTTTCGACGAGATCGGCCGTTTGATGAACGACGCCGCCGGCGCCGCGCAAGGCGTCAAACGCGAGGTCGATGCCGTGGTCCGCAACCAGGCCGAGCGCATCCTGCGCGACCTCGACCTCGTCAAGCGCGAGGAGTTCGATGCGGTCAAGGACATGGCGCGCCTGGCGCGCGAGGAAAACGAGGCGCTGAAGGCCCGCATCGCGGCCCTGGAAGCCAAGCTCGGCGGGTGACGGATGGCTGACGGCCGCGGCCCTCAGATGGCAAAAGCCAAGCGCGATCTGCCGGTCATTGCGTTCACATCGCAACAGGCCTGGGAAGAATGGCTGGCGTCGCAGCCTGTGGATTCCAAGGGATTGTGGCTCAAGCTGGCCAAGAAATCGTCTGGAATTGCCAGCGTTTCAAGGCAGGAAGCGATCGATACAGCGCTGTGCCATGGCTGGATCGATGGCCAACTTGACGCCTTCGACGGCAAGTTCTGGCTGATCCGCTTCACGCCCCGTCAATCCGCCAGCAAGTGGTCCGAAAAGAACCGCGCCCGGGCACTTGAACTCGTCAAGCTGAAGCGAATGCGCCCTGCGGGATTGAGAGAGATCGACCGCGCGAAAAAGGACGGCCGCTGGGACGCCGCCTATGCGCCGCAGAGTACGGCCGAGGTCCCCGACGATCTCCGTGCCGCGCTTTCGAAGAACAAGGGCGCAAAAAGCTTCTTCGAAATGCTCGACGGCGCCAACCGTTTCGCGATCCTTTACCGGGTCCACAGCGCCAAGAAGCCGGAGACCCGGGCGGCACGGATCGAGAAGTTCGTGGCGATGCTGGCCGAGGGTAAGACGATCCATCCCTTGAAGGCCCGAAAACAGGCCTAGCCGACCGGATTCGGCGGCCCGGCGTCCCGTTTGGCATCCGGGATCAGGGGGAAGGGAAGCAGAAAAATCCCTTCATTTCCTTGTCATTTTGCCCCTTTGGGGCTAAAAGCCCGCCACGTCCGCAGCCCCCGCACCCCTGGAGGCTTGCTGTCGGACGCCAATGGGCCGCGATGCGGCCTTTAACTTTTTAGAAAACAAGGACTTACGACAATGGCGACCGTCAAGGAATTGAAGGCGACCGCGCGTCCGAAGATCGGCAAGGGGGCCGCCCGGGCAGTGCGTCGCGCCGGGAGAGTTCCCGGAGTGATCTATGGCAACAACCAGCCCCCCACGCCGATCTCGGTCGACGATGCCGAACTGCGCCAGCGCATTCAGGCCGGCCGGTTCCTCACCACGATTTATGACATCGATCTCGATGGCAAGAAGCAGCGCGTGATTCCGCGCGACTTCCACCTCGATCCGGTGCGCGATTTCCCGGTCCATGTCGATTTCATGCGGCTCGGCGAAGGCGCGACCATCCGCGTCAGCGTTCCCCTGCATGTCCAGAACAGCGAAGCCTCGCCGGGCGTGAAGCGCGGCGGTACCGTCAACATCGTCACCCACACCATCGAACTGGAATGCTCGGTCGACAACATTCCGCAGTATATCGAGGCCGATGTCAGCACACTGGAAATCAGCCACTCGCTGCATCTGTCCGACATCAAGCTGCCGGCCGGCGTGAAGTCGCTGTCGCGTGAAGACGCGACGCTCGTGACCATCGTGCCGCCGTCCGGCTACGCCGAAGAAATCAAGGCGGCTGCGGCTGCTGCGGCAGGTGGTGCTGCGCCGGCGGCGGGTGCTGCTCCGGCGGCTGGTGCGGCTGCGGCTGCGCCCGCAGCGGGTGCTGCTCCGGCGGCGGGTGCGAAGGCCCCGGCGGCTGGCGCCAAGGCGCCTGCCGGTGGCGGCGACAAGAAGAAGTAAGCTCACGCGGGATGCCGCGTCATGCGCCTGTTTGTTGGTCTCGGTAATCCGGGCGGAAAGTACACGAACAACCGCCACAACATCGGGTTCATGGCCGTCGATGAAATTGCGCGGCGTCATGGTTTCGGACCATGGCGCCGCCGTTTTCAGGGCGAAACTTCCGAAGGTACGCTCGACGGCGAGAAGGTCGTTGTGCTCAAACCGACCACCTTCATGAACGAGTCCGGGCGCGCGGTTCAGGAAGCCGCGAACTTCTTCAAGCTTTCCGCCGGCGAGATCACCGTGTTTCAGGACGAACTCGAACTGCCGCCGGCGAAAGTGCGCGTCAAGATCGGCGGCGGCATTGCCGGCCACAACGGGCTGCGCTCGATCTCCTCGCATATCGGCAACGAGTATCGCCGGGTGCGTCTTGGGATCGGTCATCCCGGCGTCAAGGAACTGGTGCACAGCCACGTGCTGTCGGATTTTGCCAAGAGCGACCGGCCCTGGGTCGAGGCGTTGTGCGAGGCGGTCGCCGATGCTGCTGCGCTGCTCACCAGCGGCCGCGACTCGGCGTTTCAGAACAAGGTGCATCTGGCGATGCAGGCCAGGGGATTTTTCGAGAAGGGCGATGACGGCGCTGCGTAACGCGCCGCCGACCGCCCGCAACCGACTTCAGGACACATTATGGGATTCAAATGCGGTATCGTCGGACTGCCCAATGTCGGCAAGTCGACGCTGTTCAACGCGCTGACCGAAACGGCTGCGGCCCAGGCGGCGAATTATCCGTTCTGCACCATCGAGCCGAATGTCGGCGAGGTCGCGGTGCCGGATCCCCGGCTCGACAAGCTGTCTGAAATCGCCAAGTCGGGGCAGATCATTCCGACGCGGCTGACCTTCGTCGATATCGCAGGGCTGGTGCGCGGCGCCTCCAAGGGCGAAGGCCTCGGCAACCAGTTCCTCGCTACCATCCGCGAGGTCGATGCGGTCGCGCATGTGGTGCGCTGTTTTGAGGACTCCGACATCACCCATGTCGAAGGCAAGATCGCTCCATTGGCCGATATCGAGACCATCGAGACCGAGCTGATGCTCGCCGATCTCGACAGCCTCGAGAAGCGGGTCGACAACCTCGCCAAGAAGGCCAAGGGCAACGACAAGGATGCCAAGGAACAGCTCGATCTCGTCAACCGCGCGCTGGTGCTGCTGCGCGACGGCAAGCCGGCGCGGTTTCTCGAACGCAAGCCTGAAGAAGAGCGGGCCTTCGGCATGCTCGGCCTGCTGACGTCGAAGCCGGTGCTTTATGTCTGCAACGTCGAGGAAGGCTCGGCCAAGGACGGCAATAATTTTTCGAAGCAGGTATTCGAGCACGCCAAGAAAGAGGGGGCGGTCGCGGTGGTGATCTCCGCCAAGATCGAATCCGAAATCGCGACGCTGTCACGCGAGGAGCGCGCCGATTTCCTCGACACGCTCGGCCTCGAAGAAGCCGGCCTCGACCGCCTGATCCGCGCCGGCTACCAGCTGCTCGACCTCATCACCTATTTCACCGTCGGCCCG
The Bradyrhizobium sp. KBS0727 genome window above contains:
- the pgeF gene encoding peptidoglycan editing factor PgeF, with the translated sequence MTFGSSLLSAIPGLRHAFFSREGGVSDGIYASLNGGLGSSDDQAKVAENRRRMAEYMGVAPAHLVGVHQVHSPDAVVATGPWPGEARPRADAIVTRTEGIAIGVTTADCGPILFADPAARVIGAAHAGWKGALTGVLESTIDAMEKLGADRSGMVAAIGPLIRQQSYEVGGEFVERFLDADAEHGAFFIPSERSGHSMFDLAGFIRMRLENAGVLMIDDTGVDTYADERFYSYRRSVHRKEPDYGRLVHAIALEP
- a CDS encoding class I SAM-dependent methyltransferase, which encodes MTEFSPLQSEIKTLIKSSGPMPVWRYMELCLLHPQHGYYVSRDPLGREGDFTTAPEVSQMFGELLGLWAASIWKAIGSPPMLRLIELGPGRGTMMADALRALRVLPPLYQGLSVHLVEVNPVLREKQRATLSGVRNIAWHDSIDDVPEGPAVILANEYFDVLPIHQAVKRETGWHERVVYLDANGRLVFGASAEPVPRFEVLLPPLVRAAPVGAVFEWRPDAEIMKIATRVRDQDGAALIIDYGHLRSDAGDTFQAIVRHSFADPLKNPGQADVTAHVDFQALARAAEDLGARVHGPATQGDFLKRLGIETRAVTLMGKTTPEVSADISGALKRLTDSGRGGMGSMFKVMAVTEPHLTSVAGLSDEQTPAADTP
- the lgt gene encoding prolipoprotein diacylglyceryl transferase, translated to MPFLTIAFPVFNPIALQIGPIAIRWYALAYICGIVLGWIYARALVKNEKLWGGPAPISLLQLDDFILWVTIGIIVGGRTGYVLFYNPAFFAQHPAEIFELWKGGMSFHGGFLGCVAAVMLFCRTNGLSILSLGDITTAVGPIGLFLGRLANFINSELWGRPADESVPWAMVFPNGGPLPRHPSQLYEAGLEGILLFTILAIMIRMGALKRPGLILGSFIAIYAFARITGEFFREPDPQLGFLWGGLTMGMLLSVPMIVAGAILIVMAWRREAPEHSRKSIQGRP
- a CDS encoding dienelactone hydrolase family protein, whose amino-acid sequence is MIDQQIDIPTRDGKTTTFITHPERGGPFPVIIFYMDAPAIREELRDMARRLGTAGYYVMLPNMYYRAGVMELGPINPDPESPERKKMFELMHSLTIPLVMEDTKALLAYAGTQKAANTSIVGTVGYCMSGRYAVNAATHFPDRVKATASIYGVQLATDQPDSPHLAADKTKAELYFGCAETDIYAPPEIIEKVKEGMKGTKNEVELYPGTHHGFAFPKRPIYDRDAAERHWERLLALYRRNLAA
- a CDS encoding accessory factor UbiK family protein; the protein is MTQTSNRFFDEIGRLMNDAAGAAQGVKREVDAVVRNQAERILRDLDLVKREEFDAVKDMARLAREENEALKARIAALEAKLGG
- a CDS encoding YdeI family protein, with protein sequence MAKAKRDLPVIAFTSQQAWEEWLASQPVDSKGLWLKLAKKSSGIASVSRQEAIDTALCHGWIDGQLDAFDGKFWLIRFTPRQSASKWSEKNRARALELVKLKRMRPAGLREIDRAKKDGRWDAAYAPQSTAEVPDDLRAALSKNKGAKSFFEMLDGANRFAILYRVHSAKKPETRAARIEKFVAMLAEGKTIHPLKARKQA
- a CDS encoding 50S ribosomal protein L25/general stress protein Ctc encodes the protein MATVKELKATARPKIGKGAARAVRRAGRVPGVIYGNNQPPTPISVDDAELRQRIQAGRFLTTIYDIDLDGKKQRVIPRDFHLDPVRDFPVHVDFMRLGEGATIRVSVPLHVQNSEASPGVKRGGTVNIVTHTIELECSVDNIPQYIEADVSTLEISHSLHLSDIKLPAGVKSLSREDATLVTIVPPSGYAEEIKAAAAAAAGGAAPAAGAAPAAGAAAAAPAAGAAPAAGAKAPAAGAKAPAGGGDKKK
- the pth gene encoding aminoacyl-tRNA hydrolase, with translation MRLFVGLGNPGGKYTNNRHNIGFMAVDEIARRHGFGPWRRRFQGETSEGTLDGEKVVVLKPTTFMNESGRAVQEAANFFKLSAGEITVFQDELELPPAKVRVKIGGGIAGHNGLRSISSHIGNEYRRVRLGIGHPGVKELVHSHVLSDFAKSDRPWVEALCEAVADAAALLTSGRDSAFQNKVHLAMQARGFFEKGDDGAA
- the ychF gene encoding redox-regulated ATPase YchF, yielding MGFKCGIVGLPNVGKSTLFNALTETAAAQAANYPFCTIEPNVGEVAVPDPRLDKLSEIAKSGQIIPTRLTFVDIAGLVRGASKGEGLGNQFLATIREVDAVAHVVRCFEDSDITHVEGKIAPLADIETIETELMLADLDSLEKRVDNLAKKAKGNDKDAKEQLDLVNRALVLLRDGKPARFLERKPEEERAFGMLGLLTSKPVLYVCNVEEGSAKDGNNFSKQVFEHAKKEGAVAVVISAKIESEIATLSREERADFLDTLGLEEAGLDRLIRAGYQLLDLITYFTVGPKEARAWTIHRGTKGPAAAGVIHTDFEKGFIRAETIAYADYVALGGEAGARDGGKLRLEGKEYVVADGDVMHFRFNN